A window of Enterobacter ludwigii genomic DNA:
GGCAATCCTTATCTTAATTCCTTTGTTCCCTTGTTTTCCCCCGCGCCCGATGATGAATCCGACGCTAACAAGAAGATAACAAAGGAATTCACCATGCAAACCCCGTTTCGTCTGCCGCTGCTGACGGCGCTGATTCTGACGACCACCGCAGCCTGGTCCGCCGATGCGCCTGTTAAAGGCGGCACGCTGATTTATCTGGAGCAACAGGCGCACACCAACCTCTATCCGCCCGCCGGTGGCTTTTACCCGAACGGCGGCATTCTGAACCAGATCACCGACAAACTGACGTGGCAGAACCCCAGGACGCTGCAGGTGGAGCCCTGGGTGGCAGAAAGCTGGACCACCAACGCCGATAAAACCGAATACACCTTTAAAATTCGCCCAGGCATCACCTTCTCTGACGGCACGCCGCTGGACGCGAACGCCGTAGCGAAAAATTTTGATACCTACGGTTTAGGCAATAAGGCGCAGCGCCTGCCGGTGTCAGAAGTGATCAATAACTACGATCGCAGCGAAGTCATCGACCCGCTGACCGTGAAGTTCTACTTCAAAAAACCGTCGCCGGGGTTTCTGCAAGGTACCGCCACCATTGGCTCGGGTCTGGTCTCGCTCAGCACGCTGAAACGCAACTTTGAAGAGCTGGGGGATGCCCGTCATATCATTGGCTCTGGCCCGTTTGTGGTAAAGGACGAGAAGCTGGGTCGCGAAGTAACGCTGGAAGCGCGTAAGGACTACCAGTGGGGTCCCAAAAATCTGGCGCAACAGGGGCCAGCCAATCTTGATGGCATCAAGTTTATCGTGACTCAGGAAGACAGCGTACGCGTGGGCGCCCTGCTGGCCGGTCAGACTGATTTTATTCGCCAGGTGCAGGCATATGACGAAAAGCAGGCTACAGATCAGGGCTATAAGATCTATGCTGCCCCGACGCGCGGGGTGAACGACAGCATCAGCTTCCGTCCGGATAACCCGCTGGTCTCCGATATTCGCGTGCGCCAGGCGCTGCTGCATGCCACCAACGCAAAACAGGTGGTTGAGACCCTCTTCTCGGCCAACTATCCGCAGGCGAAGTCAGTGATTGCCGATTCCGCCGCAGGTTTTGTCGATCTCAGCGACAAATTGGCCTTTGACCCGGCTAAAGCCAACCAGCTGCTGGATGACGCGGGCTGGAAAGCAGGCAGCGACGGGATCCGCGCCAAAGACGGCCAACGTCTGGCACTGACGGTGTATGAATCCTTGCCGCAGCCGCAAAACAAAGAGGTGCTGCAGCTGGTTGCCCAGCAGTGGCGACAGGTGGGCGTGGCGTTGAGCGTCAAAGCCGGTGACGCAGGCAGCCGCACGCTGGATAACCTTGACCCGCTGAAAACCCCGTTAACCGTCTCCGAAGTGGGCCGCGCCGATCCTGACGTGGTGAAAAGCATGTTCTACCCGGCTAACCGCGACGCGCTGCTGCAAAAAGGCGGGTCCAGCGACAAGGTCAAAAACTTCCGTGACGACAAGCTGAATGAACTGCTGGTGAACATTTCTGCTGAAGTCGATCCGCAAAAACGCCTGCAGCTGACGGGGGACGCCCAGCGCTACCTGCTGGATAACGCCTACGTTATTCCGATTTTCGAGGAGCCGCAGGTCTTTGCCGGTGCGCCGTGGCTGAAAGGCGTCAATTTTGAAGCGGTAGGCCGCCCGTCGTTCTACGGCGCGTGGATTGAGAAACACTGAGGAGCCGACGATGCGCCACGCACTTCTTCAACGCTTTGGGCACGGGCTGCTGGTACTGTGGGCCGCCTTTACCCTCTCGTTCGTGTTGCTCCAGGTGCTGCCGGGCGACGCGGTGCTGATTAAATTTCAGAACCCGGACCTGGGCTTAAGCCCGGCGCAAATCGAGGAGATGCGCGTGGCCTACGGCGCGGACAGCCCGCTGTGGCAGCAATACGGTCATACGCTGCTGGCGATGCTGCGCGGGGATTTCGGCTATTCGCTTCAGGCCGGGGTGCCGGTCAGCGAGCTGATTGCCAGCAATCTGCCGGATACCCTGAGCCTCGCCCTGCCTGCCTTTTTACTCGCGGTCCTGCTGGCATTTGCGCTGGCCTTTGCGTCGCGCCTGCCGGGTCTGCGCTGGCTGAGTAATACCCTCCAGTCTCTGCCAGTCCTGTTTATCTCTTTACCGACGTTCTGGCTGGGGATTGCCCTTATCCAGCTCTTTTCTTTCCAGCTGCGGCTGATCCCGGTGATTAACCCGACGCCGCTGCAGGGGCTGATCCTGCCAATCGTAACCGTCGCGATCCCAATCTCCGCCCCGCTGGCACAAATTCTGATGCGCAGTCTGGACCAGGTGGCGACGCAGCCGTTTGTCGCCGTCGCCCGTGCCAAAGGGCTGAGTGAAACCGCTGTCCTGTGGCGTCACGTGACCGGCAACGCCCTGCTGCCAGTGCTAAATATTGCCGGGCTGCTGCTCGGCGAGCTGATTGCCGGGGCGCTGATCACGGAAACCGTTTTTGGCCGCAGCGGTCTCGGGCAACTGACCCAGCAGGCGGTGAATAACCAGGATATTGCCGTACTTCAGGCGGTGGTGATGATTTCCGCCCTCGGTTTTGTCCTGATCAATCTGCTGGTGGACCTGCTGATGCCGCTGCTGGATCCCCGTCTGCAAACCGTTACCGGAGGTGCATCATGAGCCTGGTCGATTACGCTGCCGCCGCGCGAAAACGCGTTCCCGCCTGGCAGGGCGTCGCGTGGCAACCAGGACTGTGGCTGGCATGGGCAGTAATTATCATTGCGCTTTTTGCCGCCGTGGCGCCCGGCCTGTTAACCCACTACAGCCCGATTGAGGGCATCGCCGGTGCACAGCGCCTGACGCCGCAGGCGGGACACTGGCTCGGCACCGATCAGCTTGGTCGCGATGTTTATACCCGTATTGTTTATGGTGCGTCCCACTCCCTGAGCGCGGCGCTGGCCGCCGTGACGATGGGTCTGCTGGCAGGCACCGGCTTAGGGGTGGTTGCCGGGGCGTTCGCCGGACGCGTCGAGTCTCTGCTGATGCGCTTCGTCGACGTGCTGCTGTCCATCCCATCTCTGCTGCTCTCGCTGACGGTGATTATTCTGCTCGGGTTTGGCACCGTTAACGCCGCGATTGCCGTAGGCGTGGCTTCAATAGCCAGCTTCGCCCGCCTCGCGCGCGGTGAAGTCGTGCGCATCCGCCACACGGATTATGTCGAAGCGGCGTTTGGCTGCGGCGGGACGTTTTTCGCCGTGCTGTGGCGACACATCCTGCCCAATGCCTTAACTGCCGTCATCGCCTTTGCCACGCTGCAGTTTGGTCAGGCCATCCTGGCGCTCTCCACGCTGAGCTTCCTCGGTTACGGCACCCCGCCGCCGGTGCCGGAGTGGGGCTTATTGATTGCAGAAGGCCGTAACTATCTCTCTACCGCCTGGTGGCTCACCACCTTCCCCGGCGTGGTCGTCATCGCCGTGGTGCTGGCCACCAACCGTATCAGTCAACAGTTCAGCGGAGGCCTGAAATGAGCGTACTCTCGGTAGAAAACCTGACCATCAGCTACCGTACCGCGCGCCAGTGGCGCGAGGTGGTGCATAACGTCAGCTTCACGCTCGGGCGAGGAGAAATGCTGGCCTTTGTCGGCGAGTCCGGCTCCGGCAAAACGACCACGGCGCAGGCGATCATCGGTCTGCTGGCCGATAACGCCCGGCGCGATGCGGGAAAAATCATTCTCAACGGCGAGGAGATAAGCCAGTGGTCCGCTAAGCGTCTCGATACCCTTCGCGGTGCGCGAGTTAGCCTGGTTCCGCAGGACCCGGGTAATTCGCTCAACCCGGTGAAGACCATCGGTGCGCAGGTTGGAGAGATTATTCAGCTACACCAGAAAGTGACTCGCGCTCAGCGCGACGAGCAGGTGCTCGCCCTGCTGACAAAGGTCGGCCTGAGCCATCCCGAACAGCGCATGAACCAGTATCCGCACCAGCTCTCCGGCGGGATGAAACAGCGCGTGCTGATTGCCATCGCAATAGCGCTGCGCCCGGACGTCATCATTGCCGATGAGCCTACCAGCGCGCTGGACGTGACGGTGCAAAAACGCATTCTCGACCTGCTGGATATCCTGCGCCGGGAATCGGGTACCGCCGTTCTGTTTGTCACCCACGATCTCGCGCTTGCCGCTGAGCGCGCGGACAGGCTGCTGGTTTTTCGCGATGGCGAGGTTCAGGAGCAGGGAAACACCGCCGATATCGTGCGCACGCCGCAGCACGCCTACACCCGTCAGCTGTTAAGCGATCTCCAGGGCCAGCGCCTGACCATTGCCCCGGTGGCAGGTCTGCCGCTCGCGTCACCGACCATTCGCGCCCGCGCCATCAGCAAACAATTCTCCCTGGGCAAAGGCCATCAGCTTCAGGCGCTGGATCGGGTAACGTTTGACGTCAGGCGCGGCAGCACGCATGCGCTGGTGGGTGAGTCCGGCTCCGGAAAAACCACCCTCGCCCGTATTTTGCTGGGTTTTGAACAGGCCGACAGCGGACAGGTCATTATTGATGATATTGATGCCACTACGCTTAGCCGCGAGGCCCGTCGCCAGCTGCGCCAGAAGATCCAGTTTGTCTACCAGAACCCGTTTGCCTCTCTCGACCCGCGTCAGACGCTGTTTGAGATCATCGAAGAACCTCTGAAGAACTTTTCTCGCCTCAGTAAGGCGGAGCGAAAGGTCCGGGTGGAGACCGTGGCGCAGCGGGTTGCCCTGCCCGTCGATATTCTGAGCCGCACTGCCCGTGAGCTTTCAGGCGGGCAGCGCCAGCGCGTGGCTATCGCGCGGGCGCTGATCCTGGAGCCGACCATTCTGGTGCTGGACGAAGCCACCTCCGCGCTGGACGTCACCGTGCAGGCGCAGATCCTGGCTCTGCTTCAGCAGCTGCAGCAGCAACTGGGGTTGACCTATCTCTTTATTACGCACGATCTGTCCACGGTTCGCCGAATCGCCCACAGCGTCACGGTGCTGCGCAGCGGTCAGGTGGTCGAACAGGGCGACGTCGGAACCTTATTCACGTCGCCACAGAACGACTATACCCGCGAGCTGATTGCCGCCATTCCCCATTTTTCACCCGCTACAGAGGAGTTCGCATGACGCGAAAACGCCTGGGATTTTTCACCCGCCTGCTTGACGACGCTACGCCGAAGGAGCGCTATCGCCTGGCAACTGAACAGATCCGCCACGCCGAACGCCACGGTTTTGACAGCGCCTGGATTGCACAGCACCACTTCCACGAAAGCGAAGGTGGCCTGCCGTCGCCGCTGCTGTTTCTGGCACACGTCGCCGCGCATACGGAAACCATTCGCCTGGGCACGGCCATCATTACCCTGCCGATGGAAAACCCGCTGCGTGTGGCGGAAGATGCCGCCGTGCTGGATCTGCTTGCAGACGGACGCCTGGAAGTAGGCTTTGGCTCAGGCGGCACGCCGACCTCTTTTCTGCCGTTCGGCCTGACGTTTGAAGAACGTGCGACCGCGTTTGCCGAGAACCTGCATGTGATCCAAAGCGCCTGGCACGGGGATTCGCTCACCCATCCGGATAACCACCTGTACCCGCCAGCGCCACAGCTGGCTGACCGTATCTGGATAGCCACCTTCTCAGTTGACGGTGCCGTTCGCGCCGCGCAGGCCGGACACGGTTTAATGCTCTCCCGCACGCAGCCGCGCCCGGCAGATCGGCTGGATTTAACGCTCGACGCGATCCAGAACCCGATTGTGGATGCCTACCTCGATGCGCTGCCATCAGGCATCGCCCCGCGTATTCTGGCCTCCCGTACAGCCTTCGTCGCTGACAGCGATGACTATGCGCTCAGAGTCGCAACGCCGGGTCTCGCGAAACAAGCTCAGCAGCATCGCGCTGCCGGATACACGGTCAAAGGTGACAACGTCACTGATTATCGTCGTCAGTTCGATGCCCATATCGGTTCGCCTGATACGGTGCTGCGTTCACTTAATGCGGATTCCATTCTCAGGCGCGCCACGGATATCTCATTCCAGGTCCATTCGGTCGAGCCCACCCATCGAGACACGCTGCGCTCCATCGGACTGATCGCCGAACATATTGCCCCCCACATCCTTTGAGGAGACACCTATGTCATTAAGTCAGGACATTCTCGCCGAGCTGGCGGAAATTAAACCCGGTTCCCCTCTGGCAGAGGCGCGCGCCACGCGTGATGCCGCCACACGACACGCGCAGGGCAGCTACGAAATTCTCTTCAGCCAGCAGGACACCGATTTCCCACTCGATGAACGCTTCACTGTGGCAGCAAAAGTTGCCAGATGGCACAACGCAGAGGCGCTGGCCGCGCACTACGCAGGGTTTGGCCTGGCCGATCCGACCACGGAACGGCTGACCCCGGCGCTGAGCTTCGCGCGTCTGCTGACGTTCTCACCCGTCGAAGCGACGCCTGCAGCGTTAAAGGCGCTGACCCAGGCGGGATGGAGCAAGGAAGGCATTGTTACCCTAGCGCAGCTCGTCGCATTTGTGAGCTTCCAGAGTCGACTCATCACCGGACTGCGGCTGCTGAACGACAGGCCCGTCGCCAAAAGCGATGCGCCGGTGACGGCAGGCATCTGGCACACGACCGCAACAACGGTCACCGGAAAGGCGGCACCCGTCGCGTTTACCCAGCAGGAGCTGGGATGGGAACCGTGGATAGCGGCCAAACCGCTGGCGGATTTCCGTGACGATGAGGTTGCCATTCTGGCGAAATTTGGCCATACCGATTCTGACTACTTCCGCCTGCTGGGGAGCAACCTGCCGGTGCTTGAACAGCGCACGCTGACCGATAAAGGAATTTTTTATACATCGGGGGGATTACCGCGCGCCGAGCGCGAGCTGGCCGCAACGGTCGCCAGTAAAATCAACGGCTGCATTTACTGCGCATCTGTCCATGCGCGTAAAGCCAGCCAGCTGTCAAAGGATGACGCTGCGGTAGAGGCGCTTCTGGCGGTGCGTCCCGGGCAATCCCTGAGCGACGGGCAGTCTGCGCGCTGGCAGGCGGAGATCAATTTTGCAGCGGCGCTGTCGGTTACGCCGCCTGCCGCCACGCCGCTGCACCTTGCCGCGCTGGAAAAAGAGGGGCTGGATACCCTGGCGCAGCTTGATCTGGTGCAGTCCGCCGCGTTCTTCGCCTGGGCCAACCGCCTGATGCTGACGCTGGGAGAGCCCTGGCTAGCATGACTCCATCAGGCTAGCGCGCGAGCGTTAGCCTGAGCCTGTCTGGCCCGCAGATGGCCGTAGATCAGCAGCGAACTCATGGCCGAAAACGAAAGGAGTGCGGCAGGCAGCGTGACATAACTCCAGCTAAAGCCAAGCGTAATCATCATGCCGCCGAAAAATGCGCCAACCGCACTGCCGAGATTAAATGCCATCTGACCGCCTGCGGCACCCAGCATCTCACCGCCCTTCGCATTCTGCAGGAGCAGAATTTGCAGCGGCGCAGAGAGCGCGAACAGCCCGGCACAGCAGATAAACCCCATGACCAACGAGGCCGTTTTCAGTTCACCAAAGGCAAAAAGCAGCAGCAGAGAAGTCACAATCACCATGTCGGTGGTGGCCGCAATGCGCAGCGGGCTAAAGCGACCCGAGAGTTTGCCACTCAACAGATTGCCCAACACCATACCAAGTCCCATCAACATCATGATGGCTGTCATCACCCCTTCGGTGAAGCCGGAGACGTTGACCATAAATGGTTTAACGAAACTGAACCAGGCAAAAACCCCGGCGTTGCCAAACATGGTGGCAGCAAAAATCAGCCAGGGTTCTGGTTTTTTAAGGAAGTGGAACTGCTCGGTCAATTTGATTTCTGATGTGTCGTGGATATCCGGTACCCAGAGCAGAACCGAGAGGATCACCAGCGCATCGAACACTGCAATCAGGAAAAAGGTATAGCGCCAGCTGAATTCGTGCCCCAGCCAGGTGCCCAGCGGAACGCCCACCAGGTTAGCCACCGTCATGCCGGCGATCATTCCGGCCACCGCGACCGTCACCTTCCCCGGTGGCGCAATTTTGGAGAGGATAATCGCCCCGACGCCGAAAATCGCGCCGTGAGGGAATCCTGAAATTAAGCGTCCCGTCGCCAGCCAGAAATATGACGTTGAAAAGGTAAACAGGGCGTTTCCGACGGCGGATATCGCCACCAGAAACAGCAGCGTAGTCTTTAAAGAGAGCTTGCCCGAAAACAGCGCCATAATCGGCGCGCCAATCACCACCCCGAAGGCATAAAACGAGATCATATTCCCGGCAGAGGGAATTGAAATCCCGGTGTCATGGGCCAGCTCGGTTAACACTCCCAAAATGCCAAATTCAGCCATTCCCAGACCAAAGGTGCTCAGCGCCAACGAAAAAATTGTCTTTTTCATACTTCAACCACTGGTTAATCACTCGCGACGGGCATTATTGAATAATCTTGTATGGTGAGCCAGTTCAAATGAACTGGCTGACACGTTAATCCATTAATTCAGATGCTTTATCCAATATTTTTTTAAATCTGGTGAGAGGGTTTGAGGTGTAGTTTTTACAATGCGCTTTCTGCCGCTGCTTTAGCGCGTGTAATAGCGCCAGTATTGAAAATTGGATGCTCGTGATTGTTCGTTATGTCACGAACGCGGTAGATTTTCCATGCATCACCTTCACGACGAAGAAATACTTCAAGGTGTATGCTTCTCCCGCCACCCGCCCCCTCAATGACCTGGACTACTTCACCGTTTAAAAATGGTCTTGCGTTTTCCACTCGTAACGCAGGTATCCATTCGCGAGAGTAATCCTGAGTATATGTAAAATAGTCGGACTCTATTAACTCTTGTTCAGAGATTTCCTGAATGGCACCAATGCGAACAATAGTATCAGCAGAAACATATTTACGCAGTTCGTCGGCAGGGTAAGGCCTGGCTTCATCACTGCCGAATGCGGAAAGATAGGATTTATAAAATGATTTGGTAGTGTCTTGCGCACTCTGATCATGATTGGCTGTCGAACTACATCCCACTAACAACATACCGAGTAATATAAATATCCTTTTCATCAATGCATCCTGTAAATTTTAAAGGTTGGTTGCATTTTGCGATACCCCGGCCCTGAATTCCGCCCCACAATCTTTTGCATAATCTGTGTTCGGTACCTTAACACCTCCAGCCAGCATGGCCAGGCGGGTAAATTTAGCACATTCACTATGAGAGTGCCCCAGAGCGTGTGAACGGAGATACGAAACTGCAGCTTCTTTATTCCAACTCATTCTTAGTTCCTTTAAGTAAATAAGAATGAAATTATCCCATTAACCACACAATGTGAGCGGTATTAAAAGTGCTGATTTTGTTGCGTCCGCGACGATCTATTACACTTCATAGTGCGGCCTCGCTTTTTTCCCGCGCCGGATAACCTGAGGATGACAATCATGGGAAGCAAAAAGAAAACCAGTGCCACTGTTGATGTCGTAAAAAATGCACCGCTAAAAACCAAAGAGTATGAGCAAGAGCTTCGTCGCCTGCACGTTGAACTGGTTAAGCTCCAGCAATGGGTTGTCGCCAAAGGACTCAAAGTGTGTATTGTTTTTGAAGGACGGGACGGCGCCGGCAAAGGCGGTACCATTAAAGCGATCACCGAGCGCGTCAGTCCACGCGTGTTCCGCGTGGTTGCCCTTCCCGCGCCAACCGAGAAAGAGAAAACCCAGCTCTATTTTCAACGTTATGTTCCCCATTTGCCTGCCGCCGGGGAGATCGTCATATTTGACAGAAGCTGGTACAACCGCGCGGGTGTCGAGCGGGTAATGGGATTTTGCACCCCTGAGCAAGTTGAGAAGTTCCTTGACGGCACGCCAGTGATGGAAAAAGCGATGGTGGATGCAGGGATCATCCTGCTGAAGTACTGGCTGGAGGTGACGCCGAAAGAGCAGGAGCGCCGTCTGCGTGACCGCATTAACGATGGTCGTAAAATCTGGAAGCTGTCACCGATGGATATTAAATCCTTTAACCTGTGGGACGAGTATACCCTTGCGCGCGACGCAATGTTTGAAGCCACCGATACCGCCTGGGCGCCGTGGTTTGTGGCGCGTTCAGAAGATAAAAAACGCGTGCGCCTGAATATTATTTCGCACCTGCTTACGCAAATCCCGTATAAAGAAATTCATGTCGACAAGGTGGATTTACCGAAACGTAAAATCGGCAAAGTGAAACCCACCAAATACCCGTTCCGGTATGTTGAAGAGCGGTTCTGAAATTACTGGAATACGCCTCGCAGAATGTAGATTACCAGGGGGTAAAGTATTGTTTTTTGTTGGCTGCGGTTGATAATAACCGCACCAACAAAGGAGCTTAAAATGAAACCAAACCGAAGCAAAGACTATGGTAAAAGGGAGAGCGTGGCGAGTGGAGTCTCCCGTGAAGCCCAGACACAAGAGGCGCAAAGACGACAGCATCAGCAAGATAAAGAGTTCATAAGAGCCATGAATGAATTTACGGCTA
This region includes:
- a CDS encoding ABC transporter ATP-binding protein; translated protein: MSVLSVENLTISYRTARQWREVVHNVSFTLGRGEMLAFVGESGSGKTTTAQAIIGLLADNARRDAGKIILNGEEISQWSAKRLDTLRGARVSLVPQDPGNSLNPVKTIGAQVGEIIQLHQKVTRAQRDEQVLALLTKVGLSHPEQRMNQYPHQLSGGMKQRVLIAIAIALRPDVIIADEPTSALDVTVQKRILDLLDILRRESGTAVLFVTHDLALAAERADRLLVFRDGEVQEQGNTADIVRTPQHAYTRQLLSDLQGQRLTIAPVAGLPLASPTIRARAISKQFSLGKGHQLQALDRVTFDVRRGSTHALVGESGSGKTTLARILLGFEQADSGQVIIDDIDATTLSREARRQLRQKIQFVYQNPFASLDPRQTLFEIIEEPLKNFSRLSKAERKVRVETVAQRVALPVDILSRTARELSGGQRQRVAIARALILEPTILVLDEATSALDVTVQAQILALLQQLQQQLGLTYLFITHDLSTVRRIAHSVTVLRSGQVVEQGDVGTLFTSPQNDYTRELIAAIPHFSPATEEFA
- the araJ gene encoding MFS transporter AraJ; the encoded protein is MKKTIFSLALSTFGLGMAEFGILGVLTELAHDTGISIPSAGNMISFYAFGVVIGAPIMALFSGKLSLKTTLLFLVAISAVGNALFTFSTSYFWLATGRLISGFPHGAIFGVGAIILSKIAPPGKVTVAVAGMIAGMTVANLVGVPLGTWLGHEFSWRYTFFLIAVFDALVILSVLLWVPDIHDTSEIKLTEQFHFLKKPEPWLIFAATMFGNAGVFAWFSFVKPFMVNVSGFTEGVMTAIMMLMGLGMVLGNLLSGKLSGRFSPLRIAATTDMVIVTSLLLLFAFGELKTASLVMGFICCAGLFALSAPLQILLLQNAKGGEMLGAAGGQMAFNLGSAVGAFFGGMMITLGFSWSYVTLPAALLSFSAMSSLLIYGHLRARQAQANARALA
- a CDS encoding ABC transporter permease, whose amino-acid sequence is MRHALLQRFGHGLLVLWAAFTLSFVLLQVLPGDAVLIKFQNPDLGLSPAQIEEMRVAYGADSPLWQQYGHTLLAMLRGDFGYSLQAGVPVSELIASNLPDTLSLALPAFLLAVLLAFALAFASRLPGLRWLSNTLQSLPVLFISLPTFWLGIALIQLFSFQLRLIPVINPTPLQGLILPIVTVAIPISAPLAQILMRSLDQVATQPFVAVARAKGLSETAVLWRHVTGNALLPVLNIAGLLLGELIAGALITETVFGRSGLGQLTQQAVNNQDIAVLQAVVMISALGFVLINLLVDLLMPLLDPRLQTVTGGAS
- a CDS encoding alkylhydroperoxidase domain protein, with amino-acid sequence MSLSQDILAELAEIKPGSPLAEARATRDAATRHAQGSYEILFSQQDTDFPLDERFTVAAKVARWHNAEALAAHYAGFGLADPTTERLTPALSFARLLTFSPVEATPAALKALTQAGWSKEGIVTLAQLVAFVSFQSRLITGLRLLNDRPVAKSDAPVTAGIWHTTATTVTGKAAPVAFTQQELGWEPWIAAKPLADFRDDEVAILAKFGHTDSDYFRLLGSNLPVLEQRTLTDKGIFYTSGGLPRAERELAATVASKINGCIYCASVHARKASQLSKDDAAVEALLAVRPGQSLSDGQSARWQAEINFAAALSVTPPAATPLHLAALEKEGLDTLAQLDLVQSAAFFAWANRLMLTLGEPWLA
- a CDS encoding YbjP/YqhG family protein yields the protein MKRIFILLGMLLVGCSSTANHDQSAQDTTKSFYKSYLSAFGSDEARPYPADELRKYVSADTIVRIGAIQEISEQELIESDYFTYTQDYSREWIPALRVENARPFLNGEVVQVIEGAGGGRSIHLEVFLRREGDAWKIYRVRDITNNHEHPIFNTGAITRAKAAAESAL
- a CDS encoding ABC transporter permease translates to MSLVDYAAAARKRVPAWQGVAWQPGLWLAWAVIIIALFAAVAPGLLTHYSPIEGIAGAQRLTPQAGHWLGTDQLGRDVYTRIVYGASHSLSAALAAVTMGLLAGTGLGVVAGAFAGRVESLLMRFVDVLLSIPSLLLSLTVIILLGFGTVNAAIAVGVASIASFARLARGEVVRIRHTDYVEAAFGCGGTFFAVLWRHILPNALTAVIAFATLQFGQAILALSTLSFLGYGTPPPVPEWGLLIAEGRNYLSTAWWLTTFPGVVVIAVVLATNRISQQFSGGLK
- a CDS encoding putative FMN-dependent luciferase-like monooxygenase is translated as MTRKRLGFFTRLLDDATPKERYRLATEQIRHAERHGFDSAWIAQHHFHESEGGLPSPLLFLAHVAAHTETIRLGTAIITLPMENPLRVAEDAAVLDLLADGRLEVGFGSGGTPTSFLPFGLTFEERATAFAENLHVIQSAWHGDSLTHPDNHLYPPAPQLADRIWIATFSVDGAVRAAQAGHGLMLSRTQPRPADRLDLTLDAIQNPIVDAYLDALPSGIAPRILASRTAFVADSDDYALRVATPGLAKQAQQHRAAGYTVKGDNVTDYRRQFDAHIGSPDTVLRSLNADSILRRATDISFQVHSVEPTHRDTLRSIGLIAEHIAPHIL
- the ppk2 gene encoding polyphosphate kinase 2, producing MGSKKKTSATVDVVKNAPLKTKEYEQELRRLHVELVKLQQWVVAKGLKVCIVFEGRDGAGKGGTIKAITERVSPRVFRVVALPAPTEKEKTQLYFQRYVPHLPAAGEIVIFDRSWYNRAGVERVMGFCTPEQVEKFLDGTPVMEKAMVDAGIILLKYWLEVTPKEQERRLRDRINDGRKIWKLSPMDIKSFNLWDEYTLARDAMFEATDTAWAPWFVARSEDKKRVRLNIISHLLTQIPYKEIHVDKVDLPKRKIGKVKPTKYPFRYVEERF
- a CDS encoding TIGR04028 family ABC transporter substrate-binding protein, with the protein product MQTPFRLPLLTALILTTTAAWSADAPVKGGTLIYLEQQAHTNLYPPAGGFYPNGGILNQITDKLTWQNPRTLQVEPWVAESWTTNADKTEYTFKIRPGITFSDGTPLDANAVAKNFDTYGLGNKAQRLPVSEVINNYDRSEVIDPLTVKFYFKKPSPGFLQGTATIGSGLVSLSTLKRNFEELGDARHIIGSGPFVVKDEKLGREVTLEARKDYQWGPKNLAQQGPANLDGIKFIVTQEDSVRVGALLAGQTDFIRQVQAYDEKQATDQGYKIYAAPTRGVNDSISFRPDNPLVSDIRVRQALLHATNAKQVVETLFSANYPQAKSVIADSAAGFVDLSDKLAFDPAKANQLLDDAGWKAGSDGIRAKDGQRLALTVYESLPQPQNKEVLQLVAQQWRQVGVALSVKAGDAGSRTLDNLDPLKTPLTVSEVGRADPDVVKSMFYPANRDALLQKGGSSDKVKNFRDDKLNELLVNISAEVDPQKRLQLTGDAQRYLLDNAYVIPIFEEPQVFAGAPWLKGVNFEAVGRPSFYGAWIEKH